The following are encoded in a window of Eupeodes corollae unplaced genomic scaffold, idEupCoro1.1 scaffold_668, whole genome shotgun sequence genomic DNA:
- the LOC129953557 gene encoding uncharacterized protein LOC129953557, whose amino-acid sequence MAKPSLLHAHILIWLVERIQPDQIDDIICAEIPDHEVDPDLHDVVTTNMIHGPCGAINPQSPYMVDGKCSKRYPRKLTAETVTGNDGYPLYRRRSQVDNGRTVTTKVKRMDFVVNNSWIVPYSPLISKTFKSHCNAEYCNSVKSIKYISK is encoded by the coding sequence ATGGCAAAGCCAAGCCTGCTGCACGCACACATTCTTATTTGGTTAGTGGAAAGAATTCAGCCTGACCAAATAGATGATATCATATGTGCCGAGATTCCTGATCATGAAGTCGATCCAGACCTACATGATGTTGTTACTACTAATATGATTCATGGACCGTGTGGTGCCATCAATCCCCAATCACCTTACATGGTCGATGGAAAGTGCTCTAAACGATATCCACGGAAATTAACGGCGGAGACTGTCACTGGCAACGATGGGTATCCGCTGTATCGGCGTCGATCACAAGTTGACAACGGTCGAACTGTCACAACGAAAGTGAAAAGAATGGATTTCGTTGTCAACAACAGTTGGATTGTTCCATATTCGCCACTTATTTCTAAAACGTTCAAGTCACATTGCAACGCTGAATACTGCAATTCAGTTAAgtccataaaatatatttccaaataA